The sequence below is a genomic window from Haemophilus pittmaniae.
GAGTCCTAATGCAGCCCGAACGGTTTTTACGTATTAAAAATGCTGCTTTGGCTGCGTTTCCTTATAGTTTGCCAATGGTGACCGGTTTCCTTTTTATTGGGATTGCTTACGGCATATATATGAAAGCCTTGGGATTCGGTATCTGGTTCCCGTTATTGATGGCATTATTAATTTATGCCGGTTCCGTTGAGTTTATTGCGGCAGGTGCATTGGTTGCGCCTTTTTCACCACTCAGTGTTGCATTGATTACCTTAATGGTGAGTGGGCGGCAAATTTTTTACGCCATTTCCATGCTGGAAAAATACGGCCGTTATCTGGGAAAAAAACGTTGGTACTTAATTAGTTCCTTGGTGGATGAATCCTTTTCCCTAAATTATTTGGCGCAACCGGAAAAGCATATTGATAAAGGTTGGTATATGTTTTTTGTCAGTTTTTACCTGCATATCTATTGGGCTATGGGCGCCGCACTAGGTAATGTGTTTGGCAAGCTGATTCCGGTGGATTTAAAAGGCGTGGAATTTGCCATGACAGCACTTTTCTTGGTGATTTTTTCGGAAAACTGGTTGAAGGAAAAATCCCATGAAAGCTCATTACTCGGCCTGGTAATTGCTTTTTTATCATTACTGATTGTTGGACAGCAGCATTTTTTGATTCCAACACTTTTCGGTATTTGGATTGTGCTTACCGTGCGGCGGCCAAAATTGGCCTCTAAATTGGAGGCATTACAATGACATTAAATGAACAAATCATCACGGTTGCTATTTGTGTCGCCTGTGTGCAGCTAAGTCGTTGGTTACCTTTTTGGATTTTCCCGGCCAATCGACCGGTGCCGGAATATATTCGCTATTTAGGTAAAGTGTTACCGGCCGCAATGTTTGGAATGTTGGTGGTGTATTGCTATAAAAATATTGATATTTTCGGCCCTCACCACGGCTTGCCCGATTTCCTAGCCGGAGCCTTGGTATTAGGGCTGCATTTCTGGCGTAAAAACATGTTTTTGTCGATTGCGGCCGGCACAGTGTTTTATATGTTTCTGGTACAACAGGTGTTTGTATAACTCACCTGGCTTCTATGATTAACGCGGGCAATTTGCCCGCGTTATGTTTTCTAAAACGCCCCTTCGAAATCAAAAGTTTTTCTGAAAATGAGCGCTAAGTCATTGATTTTATTAGTGTTGGTCTAAAAATGTATTTTTGCCTGGCGTAGCGAGATTTCACCGGCGCTGAAATGCTGAATCTGTCCATCGATTGTTACCAATAAATGTCCTTGGGAATCGATACCACATTCTTGGCCACTTTCTATTGTATCTGCTTTTAATAGATTGACCGTCTGCCCGGCATAAGCATTACGCGCTTGCCAACGCTGCTGAAATGCGCCATCAATCCCTGCGCGGGCAAAGCGTTCGATTTCCCGATAAATCGCAGGAATGACGGCAATAAGTGCCTGAGTGCGATCGGTTTGTGGATCGATGTCGTAAAGTGAGGCGGTAGCTCGTTCAAGGGCGAGTTCGGAGGGCAGTTTGGCATTGATACCGACACCAATCACCAATTCCCGACGACCGTTACGATTGCTGATTACATCTAACGAAATGCCCGCCATTTTGGCATCTTGATATAGCACATCATTTGGCCATTTCACCTGTGCGCCAAAGGTTTCGGCAATGGCTAAACCAATTGCCAAACTTAAGCCTTCAAGGCGCTCATCGGCTTCTAAGGTCCAGTAAAAACTAAAAATAAGTTGGCCGCCGAAAGGGGAGAACCATTGATTGCCGCGACGACCGCGACCGGCGGTTTGAAATTCAGCCAGACAGAGCGCCCCTTTCTGTAGTGTAGCCCGTTGCTGTTCGATAAAGTCATTGGTTGAAGAAAGTATCGGTTGATAAAATATAGGGAATGATGGCAGCGCTTGCCGCAGTGCTTCAACATCCAGTAAAGGCAATGTGGGGATAAGGCAAAGATTATCTGCCTGATGCTCGATATTGACGCCTAAGGTTTTTAGACGATGGCATGCATCGAGCAGCTGAGAGCGGGATAAATTGAGTTTACGCTGAATTTCTGCGCAGGATTTTGGATGGCAATCGGCCATTAAATTCAACAATTCGATATTCATGCTTTCTCCAAGAAAAATTACTCGCTAATGCTACCATAAAAGCAAAAAATTTATTTACAACAAAGGGCAATATCTATAGAATGCCGCCGCAATATTTTTCAGTTAAACCTCAATAGAGAGAATATTGCAATGCTTAGAATCAAACAAGAAGCGCTGACTTTTGACGATGTGTTACTCGTCCCTGCGCACTCCACAGTTCTTCCGAATACAGCCAATCTTTCTACCCAACTCACCAAAGAAATCCGTCTGAACATTCCAATGCTTTCCGCTGCGATGGATACCGTTACCGAAACTAAATTAGCAATCTCTTTAGCACAAGAAGGCGGCATCGGCTTTATCCACAAAAATATGACAATTGAACGCCAAGCGGATCGTGTGCGTAAGGTGAAAAAATTCGAAAGCGGTATTGTTACCGAGCCGGTCACAGTTTCTCCAAATTTAACCCTTGCCGACTTGGCTGAAATGGTGAAGAAAAACGGCTTTGCCGGTTATCCGGTAGTTGATGGTGAAAATAACTTAATTGGTATCATCACCGGCCGTGATACTCGCTTTGTAAAAGATTTAAACAAAACTGTTTCAGAATTGATGACGAAAAAAGAAAATTTGGTGACCGTGAAAGAAGGCGCCAGTCGTGAAACAATTTTGGAATTGATGCATAAACACCGCGTAGAGAAAGTGCTTGTAGTGGACGATAATTTCAAACTAAAAGGCATGATCACCGTTAAGGATTTCCAAAAAGCGGAACAAAAACCAAATGCTTGTAAAGATGAATTCGGCCGTTTACGCGTAGGTGCTGCAGTTGGTGCAGGT
It includes:
- a CDS encoding AzlC family ABC transporter permease codes for the protein MQPERFLRIKNAALAAFPYSLPMVTGFLFIGIAYGIYMKALGFGIWFPLLMALLIYAGSVEFIAAGALVAPFSPLSVALITLMVSGRQIFYAISMLEKYGRYLGKKRWYLISSLVDESFSLNYLAQPEKHIDKGWYMFFVSFYLHIYWAMGAALGNVFGKLIPVDLKGVEFAMTALFLVIFSENWLKEKSHESSLLGLVIAFLSLLIVGQQHFLIPTLFGIWIVLTVRRPKLASKLEALQ
- a CDS encoding branched-chain amino acid transporter permease, which translates into the protein MTLNEQIITVAICVACVQLSRWLPFWIFPANRPVPEYIRYLGKVLPAAMFGMLVVYCYKNIDIFGPHHGLPDFLAGALVLGLHFWRKNMFLSIAAGTVFYMFLVQQVFV
- the birA gene encoding bifunctional biotin--[acetyl-CoA-carboxylase] ligase/biotin operon repressor BirA; translated protein: MNIELLNLMADCHPKSCAEIQRKLNLSRSQLLDACHRLKTLGVNIEHQADNLCLIPTLPLLDVEALRQALPSFPIFYQPILSSTNDFIEQQRATLQKGALCLAEFQTAGRGRRGNQWFSPFGGQLIFSFYWTLEADERLEGLSLAIGLAIAETFGAQVKWPNDVLYQDAKMAGISLDVISNRNGRRELVIGVGINAKLPSELALERATASLYDIDPQTDRTQALIAVIPAIYREIERFARAGIDGAFQQRWQARNAYAGQTVNLLKADTIESGQECGIDSQGHLLVTIDGQIQHFSAGEISLRQAKIHF